Proteins from a single region of Phaeacidiphilus oryzae TH49:
- a CDS encoding DUF2637 domain-containing protein, translating into MRRNLLPRLDLVLVQAVIAGALSFAHLHDIADAAGQHGWKGWAYPVSVDLLLVAAWRRLRTLRRSGAPARAAWVWFAVALTASLGANVATAGLLDLGHVPALLRIVVAGWPAVAFLGGTLLAHATPAPTVSEPTEHSPQSPAGEQGSVYLDRSPEPAAAPEDGPAELPAPEPEPPAAPVAVPPALVDHARKLTAAHRARTGTELPIEALRSALGVPPAMADAIAAQLT; encoded by the coding sequence ATGCGCCGCAACCTACTCCCACGCCTGGACCTGGTGCTGGTGCAGGCCGTGATCGCCGGGGCACTGTCCTTCGCCCACCTGCACGACATCGCCGACGCAGCCGGCCAGCACGGCTGGAAAGGCTGGGCCTACCCCGTCAGCGTGGACCTGCTCCTGGTCGCCGCATGGCGCCGACTGCGGACCCTGCGCCGGTCGGGGGCCCCGGCCCGGGCCGCCTGGGTGTGGTTCGCCGTGGCGCTGACCGCCTCGCTCGGGGCCAACGTGGCAACCGCCGGACTGCTCGACTTGGGCCACGTTCCGGCGCTGCTGCGGATCGTGGTCGCCGGCTGGCCCGCCGTCGCCTTCCTCGGCGGCACTCTCCTCGCGCACGCCACCCCGGCGCCGACCGTGAGCGAGCCGACCGAGCACAGCCCGCAGAGCCCGGCCGGTGAACAGGGCTCGGTCTACCTCGACCGCTCCCCCGAACCTGCCGCGGCACCGGAGGACGGCCCGGCCGAACTGCCCGCCCCCGAACCTGAGCCGCCGGCCGCGCCCGTGGCCGTGCCACCGGCGCTGGTGGACCACGCCCGCAAGCTCACCGCCGCCCACCGGGCCCGCACCGGCACCGAGCTGCCGATCGAAGCCCTGCGCTCCGCTCTGGGCGTCCCGCCGGCCATGGCCGACGCGATCGCCGCCCAACTGACCTGA
- a CDS encoding DUF4031 domain-containing protein, whose protein sequence is MTVYVDEITDYGAIARAVGLRTTKWAHLTADTREELHAFAARIGLRRAWFQHAHDYRWHYDVTPSKRAAALRAGAQSIDRAGLAALMARRRAAQA, encoded by the coding sequence GTGACGGTCTACGTGGACGAGATCACCGACTATGGCGCCATTGCCCGGGCCGTTGGCCTGCGCACCACCAAGTGGGCGCACCTGACCGCCGACACCCGCGAGGAACTGCACGCCTTCGCCGCCCGGATCGGACTGCGCCGCGCTTGGTTCCAGCACGCCCACGACTACCGGTGGCACTACGACGTGACCCCCAGCAAGCGCGCCGCCGCCCTACGTGCGGGCGCCCAGAGCATCGACCGCGCCGGACTGGCCGCGCTCATGGCCCGCCGCCGCGCCGCTCAAGCGTGA
- the repSA gene encoding replication initiator protein RepSA: protein MTLPALDEATLADLVKVASAPNHERWLRQIRATGGCSAPIRLRGWSKILDRTTRQVLHSYATDTEPGGVLRLACGNRRASRCPSCAATYAADTYHLVRAGLVGDNTKGVRAEVRDHPRVFATFTAPSFGPVHNRPVSGRCRCGRQHAEDAVELGTPLDPDRYDYPGAVLWNNHAGDLWNRFTVQLGRSIAERVGLPRSRLREHLRISYAKVAEFQRRGAVHFHAIIRLDGPEGTDDPPPAWATPELLTEAILTAAPRAHITIPGTADQPGTLARWGRQLDIRPVRAFGDGSELTEQAVASYVAKYATKAAETTGTVDRPIGNREALDLLKVPAHARRLIETCLDLDAAYPGRRLGAWAHMLGFRGHFASKSRRYSVTLTSIRDERAAYRAAEQRAALGLPDPDEDDTTLTLAHWIYAGQGLSPGESVFAATVAREREFGREIRAQLRADQEEEKAWL from the coding sequence GTGACCCTGCCGGCCCTGGATGAGGCCACCCTCGCCGACCTGGTGAAGGTGGCCTCCGCCCCCAACCATGAACGCTGGCTCCGGCAGATCCGCGCAACCGGCGGATGCTCTGCCCCGATCCGGCTGCGCGGCTGGTCCAAGATCCTCGACCGCACCACACGGCAAGTTCTGCACAGCTACGCCACCGACACCGAACCCGGCGGGGTACTCCGGCTGGCCTGCGGCAACCGCCGCGCCTCGCGCTGCCCCTCCTGCGCCGCCACCTACGCCGCGGACACCTACCACCTGGTGCGGGCCGGCCTGGTCGGCGACAACACCAAAGGCGTGCGAGCGGAAGTGCGGGATCACCCGCGGGTGTTCGCCACCTTCACCGCCCCCTCGTTCGGGCCAGTGCACAACCGTCCCGTTAGCGGGCGCTGCCGTTGCGGACGCCAGCACGCCGAAGACGCTGTTGAGTTGGGCACGCCGCTGGATCCGGACCGCTACGACTACCCCGGGGCGGTGCTGTGGAATAACCACGCTGGCGACCTGTGGAACCGCTTCACGGTCCAACTCGGCCGCAGCATCGCTGAGCGCGTCGGCCTGCCCCGCTCCCGGCTGCGCGAGCACCTGCGGATCTCCTACGCCAAGGTCGCCGAGTTCCAGCGCCGCGGGGCCGTCCACTTCCACGCGATCATCCGACTAGACGGGCCAGAGGGCACCGACGATCCGCCGCCGGCCTGGGCCACCCCGGAGCTGCTGACCGAGGCGATCCTCACGGCCGCGCCCCGGGCGCACATCACCATCCCCGGCACCGCCGACCAGCCGGGCACGCTCGCGCGCTGGGGCCGGCAGCTCGACATCCGGCCCGTGCGGGCCTTCGGCGACGGCTCCGAGCTCACCGAACAGGCCGTGGCCTCCTACGTCGCCAAATACGCCACCAAGGCGGCCGAGACCACCGGCACCGTGGACCGCCCGATCGGCAACCGGGAAGCACTTGACCTGCTCAAGGTGCCCGCACACGCCCGCCGACTGATCGAAACCTGCCTCGACCTGGATGCCGCCTACCCCGGGCGCCGCCTGGGGGCCTGGGCCCACATGCTCGGCTTCCGCGGGCACTTCGCCTCCAAGTCTCGCCGCTACTCCGTCACCCTCACCTCGATCCGGGACGAACGAGCTGCCTACCGGGCCGCAGAGCAGCGGGCCGCACTCGGACTGCCCGACCCCGACGAGGACGACACCACGCTCACGCTCGCCCACTGGATCTACGCCGGACAGGGGCTCAGCCCGGGGGAGTCGGTGTTCGCCGCGACGGTCGCGCGGGAGCGGGAGTTCGGACGAGAGATCAGAGCACAACTACGAGCCGACCAAGAGGAGGAGAAGGCATGGCTGTGA
- a CDS encoding helix-turn-helix transcriptional regulator has product MAVTSAELPTRYLTAEEVAELLGDIPVQTLYQWRRKRTGPPAFRVGRHLRYDPADLQQWIAGLKAADTGEVA; this is encoded by the coding sequence ATGGCTGTGACCTCAGCGGAGCTTCCCACCCGCTACCTCACTGCGGAGGAGGTTGCCGAACTGCTCGGGGACATTCCTGTCCAGACGCTGTACCAGTGGCGTCGCAAGCGCACCGGACCGCCGGCCTTCCGAGTCGGCCGTCACCTACGGTACGACCCTGCCGACCTGCAACAGTGGATCGCCGGTCTCAAGGCCGCAGACACGGGCGAGGTGGCCTGA
- a CDS encoding tyrosine-type recombinase/integrase, with amino-acid sequence MAGHVQDRWYKTETGPDGKPRRVKTDRYGTGMRYRARYVGPDGTEKSQSFPDRKKREADAWLVKIAADMESGRYVDPRSGRVTFRQYAEQWMAAQTTDKKTQANIASQMRRHVIPYLGPRSMAAFTPTHIREWLTELEKVLPASSYRRIIFGNVSGIFAAAMDDGLRTSNPCRAKSVKAPSPAPARVKPWTPERTFAMRAALPERYRAMIDVGGGCGLRQGEIFGLPVDEIALDAGWLHVGVQVKMVPGVGQVFAPPKRGKERDVPLSDSVAAALKLHMAVFPPVDVTLPWERAGGALITKRLLFTRSCGDALWRSDFNGYVWKPALAAAGVIPSREKGKRYAAAREHGMHALRHFYASVLLDAGENVKALSQYLGHSDPGLTLRVYAHLMPSSEGRARSAMDRLYRKVAGS; translated from the coding sequence ATGGCCGGACACGTCCAAGATCGCTGGTACAAGACCGAGACCGGGCCGGACGGCAAACCGCGGCGAGTGAAGACCGACCGCTACGGCACCGGCATGCGCTACCGCGCGCGCTATGTCGGGCCGGATGGGACGGAGAAGAGCCAGTCATTCCCGGACCGCAAGAAGCGGGAGGCGGACGCCTGGTTGGTGAAGATCGCGGCTGACATGGAAAGCGGTCGGTACGTCGATCCGCGGAGCGGGCGTGTGACGTTCCGTCAGTACGCGGAGCAGTGGATGGCGGCGCAGACCACGGATAAGAAGACGCAGGCCAACATCGCGTCGCAGATGCGGCGGCACGTGATCCCGTACCTCGGCCCGCGCTCCATGGCTGCCTTCACCCCGACCCACATCCGAGAGTGGCTGACCGAGTTGGAGAAGGTGCTGCCGGCTTCGTCCTACCGGCGGATCATCTTCGGGAACGTCTCGGGCATCTTCGCTGCCGCGATGGATGACGGGCTACGCACGTCGAATCCGTGTCGGGCCAAGTCGGTGAAGGCGCCGAGTCCTGCGCCCGCTCGGGTGAAGCCGTGGACACCGGAGCGGACGTTCGCCATGCGGGCTGCCTTGCCGGAGCGGTACCGCGCGATGATCGATGTGGGCGGCGGTTGCGGTCTTCGACAAGGTGAGATCTTCGGCTTGCCGGTGGACGAAATCGCCTTAGACGCGGGGTGGTTGCACGTCGGGGTGCAGGTCAAGATGGTGCCCGGGGTCGGGCAGGTCTTCGCGCCGCCGAAGCGGGGCAAGGAGCGTGATGTACCGCTCTCGGACAGCGTGGCTGCGGCGCTCAAGCTGCACATGGCGGTGTTCCCGCCGGTGGATGTCACGCTTCCTTGGGAGCGTGCTGGTGGAGCGCTGATTACCAAGCGGCTGCTCTTCACGCGGTCGTGCGGTGATGCGCTCTGGCGCAGCGACTTCAACGGGTACGTATGGAAGCCGGCTCTGGCTGCGGCTGGCGTCATCCCGTCCCGGGAGAAGGGGAAGCGCTACGCCGCGGCGCGCGAGCATGGCATGCACGCGCTGCGGCACTTCTACGCTTCGGTGCTGCTCGATGCCGGCGAGAACGTCAAGGCGTTGAGTCAGTACCTCGGGCACAGTGACCCCGGGCTCACGCTCCGGGTGTACGCGCACCTGATGCCGAGTAGCGAGGGGCGGGCGCGCTCGGCGATGGATCGGCTCTATCGGAAGGTCGCCGGAAGCTGA